The nucleotide sequence TCGGAGTGGCGGCCGGCTTCCTCCTCCGCCCCCCCGCCGCGGGTGGAGCGCTCGGAAGGGTGGGCCTCGATGCGCCCTGAAGCCCTCCTCGCCCTCCTGCTCGCCGGCTCCACCGCCTGCACCGGCTACGACGCCAGCCTCTCCCTGACCCTGGAGGGCAGCGAGGCCCTGGGCCTGAGCGGCGGCGGGGGCTACGCCATCGAGCTGCTCGGCCCCAACGGTGAGACCCTGGAGGGGCTCGTGCCGGCCTTCCTCCCCTACGCCGAGGGCGAGCAGAGCGCCGGGGTGACCGTCCGCAGCTTCGAGCCCGAGGCCACGGTCTTCCCCGAGGGGGAGAGCGAGGCGCCCCTGATCCTCCGGGTCGAGGCGCGCCGACGACCCGACGGCCCGGCGATCGCCATCGGCGTCAGCCGGGTGCGGGTGCGCCGGCACCGGCCGGTGTCCGTGACCCTCGAGCTCCACCCCGATCCCCGCCCCCTCGGCCAGGGCTTCGAGCTGCGCTACGCCACCGACTGGGCGGCCCACGCCGCCGGCGACCTGACGACCACCGGCTCCAGCGTCGCCGTGCACGCCTCCCCGGCCGCCCCGGAGGGGGAGGCCTTCCACGCCTGGCTCTGCGAGCCCTCCTGCGCCACCGCCCCGCCGCGCTGGCTCGGCGAGGTCGAGGCCGGCCTGGACGGCGGCCAGCCCCAGCTCCTGCGGGTGGACGACGGCGAGCCGCTCATCGCGCGGGAGCTGGAGCTCGCCCTCTCCAGCGAGGCGATCGATCTGGGCGAGGGCTCCCTCGCCCGGCCCCTCGGCTTCGTGGTGGCCTCGGGCCAGCTGGAGGCCACCCGCCGGGAGGCGCTGGCGAGGCTGCTCACCACCCGCGAGGAGAGCAGCGGCGGTCAGCTCCAGACCCTACCCGCCGACGCCCCGCGCCTGCCGGAGATGCTCGGGGTGGCCGCCACCCACGCCGGCTTCGCCGCGACCCCCGGGCGGGACGACGCCTACATCCAGTCCCACACCGGCCACGTCTTCTGGACCCTCGGCAGCGGAACGCCCGGGCCAGCCACCCTGCCCACCCACTCGCCCCTGCCCGACGACACCGACCCCCGCGGCCTCCTCTCGGAGGGTGGGGTGCAGGGCCGGCTGACCCGGCTGGACCTCGAGGCCACGGCCGCCGCCGAGCTCTCCACCTCCCCCGAGGTCGCCGCCGCCGCCCTGGACCTGGCCGGTCACCTGGGGAGCGTCCGCGGCTCCGCCTGCGAGGCCTGGGCCTGGGGGCTCTACATCCTGATGGGCAGCTGCACCGCGCTCCCGCCCCCTGAGTGTGGCGCCCTCGACTGCGCCACCCTCCTGGCCGGCGCCCCGGACCTGCCGACGGCCGCCCGGAGTCAGCTCACCGCCGCCGAGGCCGCCCTGGCCGCGATCGCCACCCTCCCCGACGGAGCGGCGGGGGATCCGGTGCAGGACGCCATCGAGCGGATGAGCCTCTTCCCGGCGACGGCGGCGGACGCCGGGCCTTGAGCAGCCCGCCGGCCGGCCCCCGGGCCTGGGTCCCGCTGCACCGGATCGGGGCGGCCCCGACGCGGGCCCGCTTCGTGGAGCGGCCGCATCGCTTCGCCGCCCGCTGCGAGCTCGCCTCCGGTGAGCTCGTGGAGGCCCACCTCCCCAACCCCGGCCGCCTCACCGGCACCGCCGCGCCCGGGCGCGAGGTCCTCCTCGACGGACCGCTCGGCGATCCCCGGCGCTCGCTGCAGTGGACCTGCCTGGCCATGCGCGAGCCCACCGCCTGGGTGGGCACCGTGACCACCGCGGCGAACCGGGCCCTGCCCCTGCTCCTCGAGGCGGGCCTCCTGCCGGAGCTGGGGGCGCCCACCCGGCTCGAGCCCGAGGTGCGCCACGGCCACTCCCGCTTCGACTGGCGGCTCACCCTGCCCTCCGGCGAGCCCCTCTGGGTCGAGGTGAAG is from Deltaproteobacteria bacterium and encodes:
- the sfsA gene encoding DNA/RNA nuclease SfsA, whose amino-acid sequence is MSSPPAGPRAWVPLHRIGAAPTRARFVERPHRFAARCELASGELVEAHLPNPGRLTGTAAPGREVLLDGPLGDPRRSLQWTCLAMREPTAWVGTVTTAANRALPLLLEAGLLPELGAPTRLEPEVRHGHSRFDWRLTLPSGEPLWVEVKSATLGEGRTVSFPDAVTARGSRHLSELAELARAGDRCAVVFVAQRADVRAFRAAREIDPAFADALEAAAAAGVTILAASLRIGPRGMQVHRRLELALDP